In the Arachis ipaensis cultivar K30076 chromosome B10, Araip1.1, whole genome shotgun sequence genome, one interval contains:
- the LOC107624088 gene encoding myosin-1 isoform X2, producing MKVSRLALLPANPDILEGVDDLIQLSYLNEPSVLYNLKSRYTQDLIYSKAGPVLIALNPFKDVQIYRSEYVEAYKQRCNDNPHVYAVADAAYNEMIRDEVNQSIIISGEMHQKKQEQMHQKEQGQQQQEYQFQQQHQSLEPEPVMIILGFIILAIKAGNLQFPSQALSLSQKLQSILLNETSMEVLLGPCNVAHVTQKYLRCNWFE from the exons ATGAAAGTGTCCAGATTAGCACTTCTACCGGCTAATCCCGACATTTTAGAGGGTGTGGATGATCTTATACAGCTTAGTTACTTAAATGAACCCTCAGTTCTTTACAATCTTAAGAGTCGTTACACTCAAGATTTGATTTAC AGCAAGGCAGGGCCAGTTTTAATTGCACTCAATCCCTTCAAAGATGTCCAGATTTATAGAAGTGAATACGTAGAAGCTTATAAACAGAGATGTAATGATAATCCTCATGTTTATGCTGTGGCAGATGCAGCTTATAACGAGATGATAAGAG ATGAAGTAAATCAATCCATTATCATAAG TGGTGAGATGCATCAGAAGAAACAGGAGCAGATGCATCAGAAGGAGCAGGGGCAGCAACAGCAGGAGTATCAGTTTCAACAACAACATCAAAGTTTGGAACCTGAACCAGTGATGATAATTTTAGGTTTCATAATTTTAGCTATCAAg GCTGGTAACCTTCAATTTCCAAGTCAAGCACTTTCGCTGTCCCA GAAACTTCAAAGTATCCTACTAAACGAAACATCAATGGAAGTACTTCTAGGACCTTGCAATGTTGCTCATGTTACACAGAAATATCTGAG GTGTAATTGGTTTGAAtga
- the LOC107624088 gene encoding myosin-1 isoform X3 gives MKVSRLALLPANPDILEGVDDLIQLSYLNEPSVLYNLKSRYTQDLIYSKAGPVLIALNPFKDVQIYRSEYVEAYKQRCNDNPHVYAVADAAYNEMIRDEVNQSIIISGEMHQKKQEQMHQKEQGQQQQEYQFQQQHQSLEPEPVMIILGFIILAIKAGNLQFPSQALSLSQCNWFE, from the exons ATGAAAGTGTCCAGATTAGCACTTCTACCGGCTAATCCCGACATTTTAGAGGGTGTGGATGATCTTATACAGCTTAGTTACTTAAATGAACCCTCAGTTCTTTACAATCTTAAGAGTCGTTACACTCAAGATTTGATTTAC AGCAAGGCAGGGCCAGTTTTAATTGCACTCAATCCCTTCAAAGATGTCCAGATTTATAGAAGTGAATACGTAGAAGCTTATAAACAGAGATGTAATGATAATCCTCATGTTTATGCTGTGGCAGATGCAGCTTATAACGAGATGATAAGAG ATGAAGTAAATCAATCCATTATCATAAG TGGTGAGATGCATCAGAAGAAACAGGAGCAGATGCATCAGAAGGAGCAGGGGCAGCAACAGCAGGAGTATCAGTTTCAACAACAACATCAAAGTTTGGAACCTGAACCAGTGATGATAATTTTAGGTTTCATAATTTTAGCTATCAAg GCTGGTAACCTTCAATTTCCAAGTCAAGCACTTTCGCTGTCCCA GTGTAATTGGTTTGAAtga
- the LOC107624088 gene encoding myosin-1 isoform X1 — protein MKVSRLALLPANPDILEGVDDLIQLSYLNEPSVLYNLKSRYTQDLIYSKAGPVLIALNPFKDVQIYRSEYVEAYKQRCNDNPHVYAVADAAYNEMIRDEVNQSIIISGEMHQKKQEQMHQKEQGQQQQEYQFQQQHQSLEPEPVMIILGFIILAIKAGNLQFPSQALSLSQKLQSILLNETSMEVLLGPCNVAHVTQKYLRIRPRY, from the exons ATGAAAGTGTCCAGATTAGCACTTCTACCGGCTAATCCCGACATTTTAGAGGGTGTGGATGATCTTATACAGCTTAGTTACTTAAATGAACCCTCAGTTCTTTACAATCTTAAGAGTCGTTACACTCAAGATTTGATTTAC AGCAAGGCAGGGCCAGTTTTAATTGCACTCAATCCCTTCAAAGATGTCCAGATTTATAGAAGTGAATACGTAGAAGCTTATAAACAGAGATGTAATGATAATCCTCATGTTTATGCTGTGGCAGATGCAGCTTATAACGAGATGATAAGAG ATGAAGTAAATCAATCCATTATCATAAG TGGTGAGATGCATCAGAAGAAACAGGAGCAGATGCATCAGAAGGAGCAGGGGCAGCAACAGCAGGAGTATCAGTTTCAACAACAACATCAAAGTTTGGAACCTGAACCAGTGATGATAATTTTAGGTTTCATAATTTTAGCTATCAAg GCTGGTAACCTTCAATTTCCAAGTCAAGCACTTTCGCTGTCCCA GAAACTTCAAAGTATCCTACTAAACGAAACATCAATGGAAGTACTTCTAGGACCTTGCAATGTTGCTCATGTTACACAGAAATATCTGAG gattAGGCCACGCTATTGA
- the LOC107623417 gene encoding calcium-dependent protein kinase 16, with the protein MFSTNSNATSLFLPSSNPTSIFRARASAGDLSFPRFFHSLASAAAVAGGLGAAGGGGASDEVTGGAAARRGGGNEGKMKLKAKEKKWSRNRESYLWDNTDPLPLPMTYPDSSPVSPDEIDKRLQCDPNLEDCKEHSLHGNCQLGVTRPRISFAGYVQKITAQSKQFHCNRKMSTSFLDFQYSLSKRKYLRKPSRMFSRDKQNSGLKAVFQPNVDEMKQVFDKFDSNRDGKISQQEYKATLRSLGMENTVQEVPNIFRVVDLDGDGYINFKEFMEAQKMGGGVRTIDIQSAFRTFDKNGDGKISAEEIQEMLRRLGERCSLQDCQKMVKAVDTDGDGMVNMDEFMTMMTQCRRVA; encoded by the exons ATGTTCTCCACCAACAGCAACGCAACCTCTCTCTTCTTACCTTCTTCAAACCCTACATCCATCTTCCGAGCTCGCGCCTCCGCCGGAGACCTCTCCTTTCCTCGCTTCTTTCACTCCCTCGCTTCCGCCGCCGCCGTTGCCGGCGGTCTAGGAGCAGCTGGCGGAGGAGGAGCCTCCGACGAAGTCACTGGCGGAGCAGCAGCGAGGCGCGGTGGCGGGAACGAGGGGAAGATGAAACTGAAGGCGAAGGAAAAGAAGTGGTCTCGGAATAGAGAGAGTTATTTGTGGGACAACACTGACCCTCTCCCTCTTCCCATGACTTACCCTGATTCCTCCCCTGTTTCCCCCGATGAAATCGATAAGCGCCTTCAATGCGATCCCAATCTTGAG GATTGTAAAGAGCATTCCTTGCATGGGAATTG TCAACTTGGTGTCACTCGTCCACGTATTTCTTTTGCAGGATATGTGCAGAAGATAACAGCTC AAAGCAAGCAATTCCACTGTAATAGAAAAATGTCAACAAGCTTTCTTGATTTCCAATACAGCCTCTCAAAGAGGAAGTACCTGAGGAAGCCGTCGCGGATGTTCTCGAGGGACAAACAGAACTCGGGTTTGAAGGCTGTTTTCCAGCCTAATGTAGATGAGATGAAGCAGGTGTTTGACAAATTTGATTCCAACAGAGATGGGAAAATTTCTCAGCAGGAGTACAAGGCCACCCTGAGATCTCTGGGCATGGAGAACACGGTTCAAGAGGTGCCAAATATTTTCCGGGTGGTCGATCTGGATGGAGATGGATACATCAACTTCAAGGAGTTCATGGAGGCTCAGAAGATGGGTGGTGGGGTTAGGACGATTGATATACAGAGCGCATTCCGGACATTCGACAAGAATGGTGATGGGAAGATAAGTGCAGAAGAAATTCAAGAGATGCTGAGGAGGCTGGGAGAAAGGTGCAGCCTTCAAGACTGCCAGAAGATGGTGAAAGCGGTGGACACTGATGGAGATGGCATGGTCAACATGGACGAGTTCATGACCATGATGACTCAGTGTAGGAGAGTTGCTTAG
- the LOC107621960 gene encoding protein PLANT CADMIUM RESISTANCE 2-like isoform X3: MSMYPAVDQAETYAIQGHNPGGYVIPAPAVPNYGTSHPYAAPYLTGGIRGPLRLQRWSTGLCRCFDDPANCVVTCFCPCITFGQIAEIVSKGTSTCTCEGAIYGALALIGFPCLYSCFYRSKMRAQYELPEAPCMDCLVHFCCETCALCQEYRELKNRGIDLSIGWEANAARQGITVPPSVSPTMTR, encoded by the exons ATGTCCATGTACCCAGCAGTAGATCAAGCAGAGACATATGCAATTCAAGGCCATAATCCTGGTGGTTATGTCATACCAGCGCCGGCAGTTCCAAACTATGGTACATCACATCCTTATGCTGCTCCATACCTCACCGGCGGCATCAGAGGACCTCTCCGGTTGCAGCGTTGGTCCACCGGTCTCTGCCGTTGTTTTGATGATCCTGCAAACT gTGTGGTCACTTGCTTCTGCCCTTGTATTACTTTTGGACAAATAGCAGAGATAGTAAGTAAAGGAACTTCAA CGTGCACATGTGAGGGAGCTATTTATGGGGCATTGGCTCTTATTGGGTTTCCATGCTTGTATTCATGCTTTTACCGCTCAAAGATGAGGGCACAATATGAGTTGCCAGAGGCACCTTGTATGGACTGCTTAGTTCATTTCTGTTGTGAAACTTGTGCTCTCTGTCAAGAATATAGAGAGCTTAAAAACCGTGGAATTGACTTGAGCATAG GGTGGGAAGCCAATGCTGCAAGACAAGGAATTACAGTACCTCCATCAGTTTCACCAACCATGACAAgatga
- the LOC107621960 gene encoding protein PLANT CADMIUM RESISTANCE 2-like isoform X1, whose protein sequence is MSMYPAVDQAETYAIQGHNPGGYVIPAPAVPNYGTSHPYAAPYLTGGIRGPLRLQRWSTGLCRCFDDPANCVVTCFCPCITFGQIAEIVSKGTSTCTCEGAIYGALALIGFPCLYSCFYRSKMRAQYELPEAPCMDCLVHFCCETCALCQEYRELKNRGIDLSIAPSSGDIPPHPIVTVNLLLQELPCLALKSTSKTRMMGAPSQRYCTARPDANLERTSANVLPYSWCIE, encoded by the exons ATGTCCATGTACCCAGCAGTAGATCAAGCAGAGACATATGCAATTCAAGGCCATAATCCTGGTGGTTATGTCATACCAGCGCCGGCAGTTCCAAACTATGGTACATCACATCCTTATGCTGCTCCATACCTCACCGGCGGCATCAGAGGACCTCTCCGGTTGCAGCGTTGGTCCACCGGTCTCTGCCGTTGTTTTGATGATCCTGCAAACT gTGTGGTCACTTGCTTCTGCCCTTGTATTACTTTTGGACAAATAGCAGAGATAGTAAGTAAAGGAACTTCAA CGTGCACATGTGAGGGAGCTATTTATGGGGCATTGGCTCTTATTGGGTTTCCATGCTTGTATTCATGCTTTTACCGCTCAAAGATGAGGGCACAATATGAGTTGCCAGAGGCACCTTGTATGGACTGCTTAGTTCATTTCTGTTGTGAAACTTGTGCTCTCTGTCAAGAATATAGAGAGCTTAAAAACCGTGGAATTGACTTGAGCATAG CTCCATCGTCGGGGGACATACCGCCGCACCCAATAGTGACAGTCAATCTTCTATTGCAGGAGCTACCGTGCCTAGCACTGAAATCGACATCCAAAACACGCATGATGGGAGCTCCTTCGCAGCGTTACTGCACTGCACGACCTGATGCCAACCTTGAACGGACGTCCGCCAACGTCCTTCCCTACTCTTGGTGCATAGAATGA
- the LOC107621960 gene encoding protein PLANT CADMIUM RESISTANCE 2-like isoform X2: MSMYPAVDQAETYAIQGHNPGGYVIPAPAVPNYGTSHPYAAPYLTGGIRGPLRLQRWSTGLCRCFDDPANCVVTCFCPCITFGQIAEIVSKGTSTCTCEGAIYGALALIGFPCLYSCFYRSKMRAQYELPEAPCMDCLVHFCCETCALCQEYRELKNRGIDLSIVNLLLQELPCLALKSTSKTRMMGAPSQRYCTARPDANLERTSANVLPYSWCIE, encoded by the exons ATGTCCATGTACCCAGCAGTAGATCAAGCAGAGACATATGCAATTCAAGGCCATAATCCTGGTGGTTATGTCATACCAGCGCCGGCAGTTCCAAACTATGGTACATCACATCCTTATGCTGCTCCATACCTCACCGGCGGCATCAGAGGACCTCTCCGGTTGCAGCGTTGGTCCACCGGTCTCTGCCGTTGTTTTGATGATCCTGCAAACT gTGTGGTCACTTGCTTCTGCCCTTGTATTACTTTTGGACAAATAGCAGAGATAGTAAGTAAAGGAACTTCAA CGTGCACATGTGAGGGAGCTATTTATGGGGCATTGGCTCTTATTGGGTTTCCATGCTTGTATTCATGCTTTTACCGCTCAAAGATGAGGGCACAATATGAGTTGCCAGAGGCACCTTGTATGGACTGCTTAGTTCATTTCTGTTGTGAAACTTGTGCTCTCTGTCAAGAATATAGAGAGCTTAAAAACCGTGGAATTGACTTGAGCATAG TCAATCTTCTATTGCAGGAGCTACCGTGCCTAGCACTGAAATCGACATCCAAAACACGCATGATGGGAGCTCCTTCGCAGCGTTACTGCACTGCACGACCTGATGCCAACCTTGAACGGACGTCCGCCAACGTCCTTCCCTACTCTTGGTGCATAGAATGA